In Oncorhynchus gorbuscha isolate QuinsamMale2020 ecotype Even-year unplaced genomic scaffold, OgorEven_v1.0 Un_scaffold_885, whole genome shotgun sequence, a single window of DNA contains:
- the LOC124020707 gene encoding cyclin-dependent kinase inhibitor 1B-like has protein sequence MTNDPTPTGLESAVAERATLPRRHSSVCRNLFGPVDYDALNRELKAKLEEISERDQRRWNFHFETDTPIPGSYEWEGMSADSTPAFYQESAEVGDMRVQVVTSNTDYSAEVVTDNVRGCCLNQTPLSDCEQTALCSNEVNQENWSNSPNTSKLNSKSTQCIRRKRSRTSYEREVNVTQITDFFPKRRRRSTSEMKSTQTTPRKTQIIR, from the exons ATGACGAACGATCCGACGCCAACTGGTTTGGAGAGCGCGGTGGCAGAGAGAGCAACTCTTCCCCGTCGCCATTCAAGCGTTTGTCGGAACTTATTTGGACCCGTCGACTATGATGCGCTGAACCGGGAGTTGAAGGCGAAGCTGGAGGAAATATCTGAACGAGACCAGCGTCGATGGAATTTCCACTTCGAGACAGACACACCGATTCCCGGGAGTTACGAATGGGAAGGAATGTCAGCGGACTCCACACCTGCCTTCTACCAGGAGTCGGCGGAagttggagacatgagggttcaGGTTGTGACATCAAACACAGACTATAGCGCAGAGGTTGTCACTGATAATGTGCGTGGTTGTTGCCTCAACCAAACCCCTCTATCAGACTGTGAACAGACTGCACTTTGTTCCAACGAAGTTAACCAAGAGAATTGGTCCAATTCCCCCAATACGAGTAAATTGAACTCCAAATCAACACAATGTATTCGGCGTAAGAGGTCGAGGACATCTTATGAACGTGAGGTCAACGTTACTCAAATTACAG ATTTTTTCCCAAAGAGAAGGAGAAGATCAACGTCGGAGATGAAGAGCACCCAGACAACGCCACGCAAAACTCAAATAATTCGATAA